Genomic window (Vigna radiata var. radiata cultivar VC1973A chromosome 1, Vradiata_ver6, whole genome shotgun sequence):
tttttttaaatatttataggtATCCACGGGTATCCACAGGTTTTAAAATACTCGCGGGTATTTCTTAAGCAGGTATCCATGCGAGTAGcaagtagatttttttttgttgggttgggttgcgggtaggcactatccgtgcccggCCCGACCCATTGCCATCTCTAGTCATTAGCTGTTAGAGATTTGTCCGTCATTAGCCAATTAGGATCATTGATACCGTCTTATTACacaataatttattgtatttgattttgtaaattTCTACATTTGACACAACATTCAGATAACACTTTCTTATAAACCATCGGTGGTTTAGGTTAGAAGTGATGGCAAACCCCTAGTCAAGGAACCAATCACGATAAGCATGGCCAAGCACATTTAAGAAGAGGTAGAGTCATCTCTGAAAGGTGAGGCCTAACTCTTTTTTTCTTGGGCCATTTTGGAATACACCTAGTAAAGTAGGAATGTTCTTAGTCTTGTATCATGGACCAAGTAATAGAGGATTTCCTTTTAGGACCTTGTATTATAGGCCAAGTAATGTAGGGTTTTAGTCAACATGGGTCAATACAAGTCAACTCTCGTGTTGACCCATATGTAGCGCCTTCGTAAGTTGACTTTTAGTCGACATCCACCCAGACAACCTTGGGAGACAAGCTAAGGGTGTTGGTCATCTTCCTTTGGGGAGAGTAGTGGCCATATGTCCTActaatggagaggatttttCCATAGTAATCGTTCATGTCCTACTCTTAATGGAAAGGATTTTAGCCTTCTTATCCAAGTTAGCAAAGTTGAGGTTTTTAGGATTTTGCTTCTACTTTTGTGAGACACCTCTAGGGTTATTTGGTTATAAATAGAGGTGCTCACCCCATGTAAAAAACACTTTGAGATTAGTAATGAAATGCTACAAATGATTATAATAGGTGCATTGATATGGTATTGGAGCAAGATGCTATTGGTGAAGATGCATTAAGAGGGTGGCTACTTGCTGCATATGCTGTACAATTTGACAAGTCCTCTCATGACCTCAGTAACAGAATCCTGCTGCAGGCCTATGTGAAAATGAATGAGGTGTTCCATGTGTTTTTCAAAGAATTAGAGTGCAAAGGGTCGCATACAGATCGTTTTCTCGATGGAAGTGGGATCCGGTGCATAATTAGTCAAGTGACTGACCTTACCTTTCTTTTAGTATGGTCTTAATGAGTTGAGaccatttaatataatattttccatTTAATTTGTAAGCAGAATGGACATCCTGCAATTCTCCAGCAGTCTGGGATCTGTCCCCAGTTTCCAAGCCAGAATTCACAAACTTAGTCACACAAGAGGATTAAGCAATAAAGGATACAATAGTGATTAGAGACACAGGAGGGAGTAGGAGTTTTCTTATtcaaagaggaaaaaaggaatgGATAACCACAGCTCCAAGACCAATGGCAGCAAGTAATTCAGCACCACCCAATTTATTGGCAGAAACAAactctttttctcaatttggTACCAACAAGGGCAATAATGAGGTAACTGTGACGGCCACAACAGAGACAACTTTAAAAGGTTGATACAATTAAAGCTTCAAAAAAGGAGAATGTTTTCGCTGTGATGAAAAATATAGTGTGAATCATATTTGCAAGATTCCCACATATTACACGATGAGACTAAACCATGTGACAACAAGGCTGCCACTAGCATTTCAAAATGCCCAATCCATCATAttagaacaaagcatgtggaaATTTTTCGACACTTCATATAGGAAAAGATTAATCATAGCATCATAACGATTTATTACATACATCATGCAGCCAAACTACAAAATCCTAACTAAAGCTTTTCCAAGGCACACCTACGAGAGTATGAGATCCAATCTGGATGTGACAGATATCCATCAAGCAGATTGATGGGGAGTGCAGATTATCTTGGATAATCAAAATCATGCATTATAGGAAATATGTCTCCTGAATTTTAGGAGTAAAATTAGTTCTTTTTAGTCACAACTGTGACAGGAAATATGTCTCTCCTGAATTTAGGCGTAAAATTAGTCAGCATTATACTAACTCGTTATTCCacattatatatgttttcattgGTTCGATGAGCTTATGTAGTATATATTGTTACTGTAAACAAACCTCATCACTTGTAAAAGGCATTCAATTCACAGTTTCTTTTTTCCTAATAATGTGGAACTTGGGTTTTTCCACATAAGGCTTGGAAGTGGGTTCTCATTTCAAACAGAAGTAGAGAAGAGCAAAAATGTGACTTTTATGTTTCATTTAACTCCTCAAAATAAGATAATAGAGAAATggaaaatatacaaaagaggTACGTAGCAAAAAGATAATTCATTACTTCAAATAACATACTTGGCCGTACTGGAATATCCGTTTCAATGCCTCGTCCAAATGTTGCTCATCTCCATAGCGATACCTGGTGACATCACTCTTCACCTGTGAAAGCCCAAGATGTCACATGCTACGTCAAGCATTTAAAACACTTGAATTTAAAGAATGGCAAAAATCAGTGAGTATTGCCTCAGCTGATGTATTCCATTTATAAATATGTGCAGGTATAGAAAAGGTGGGAACAAGAACAATCAAAGGAAAGAAGCCATAGCCTATGACCCTTAACGTTTAAGCTAAATACAGCGACGAAGCAACTATATTAGAGTTGTACAAATAATAACAATCATATAAAAGTCCCCCTCAAACTGGAATATAAAATGGAATTCTAAGTCCTCTTAAAGAATTGGATAGAATGTTTGCAAGCTAATTATTCGACCTAACGAATTTAGTACTAAGTTTATTGAACAAGAATCTCTTCCTAACAAAATGAGAATATAGTTTGGTTCTCTCATGAAACACTAGATTGGAATCAATATAAAGGATTGTCGGATTATCATAGTAGAACTTTGTTTGCCTAACTTCACAAAATTACAACTCTTGAAGGAGTTATTTAATTCACACAAGTTTAGAAGTGGCCAAAACCATAGGACAATTTGGTTAAAGTCTTGCAACATCAAATTAGTCCACACTTTACTTATGCGAGGTTAATGGTTATAAACCACTTCACTTGTGCATGTCAACCAATTAAATTGTAGTGCCTATAACTTTACATCAAAAATGACTATTTCACCCAAGCAATTACAAAATGGAACAAAGAAAAATACCATAATTGACAATTTTAACCCTTGATATAAATTACTAAAACCTGGACAATACATGATGTGCTTCCTTTGATTTCCTAATCTTGATTTCTCTTAGATAACTAGTTTAAAAGAAAGGTGCTAGGCATTGTGGATTTGACACCAAGTTGGGCAGTAAGTATGAATGTAGGATTGATGGGACGTGACCATGAGCAAGGGAAAGGATCCACTTGAAGGACTTGGAAGACCTATGACAAGGGTCAAAGCAAAGAAAgcaaaggaagctcttcaacaAGTATTGTCCATATTAATGGAATACAGCCCAAGGTTCAAGGAAAAATGACCAAGGTGGTTAATTGGAGGAAGACTAAAAACCACTTGgctgttgtttttttcttttaagttattaGATTGTTTAAATAATGGCTCAATCCTTTGTATAATTAGCTGACCGAATTGTGTTTTAGATTAATCAATTAATGGGCTTTagtttggttttattttcaagttataATAAGAGTCCAATTAGCAATTTTAGTCATCAGCCCTTATAAACTTCACCATTTTCATCAAAGATACAAGTGAAGTTTATGCAGGAAAATTAGGATTTTATCTCTTCTATCTTAGTGAGAGTGATTCTATTAGGTTTCTTGGTAACAAGAAACCTAAATTCTACATCAGATTAAGCAAAAACGGACATAGATATGACTCCTCAAAGTAAGGCAACGTTTTGTTGAATTGAAAATACAGAAAACAATCAACAACTTCCAAGGGAAGACGTTCCCTTCTACACAGGACAGACCTGGTTCTGCAACAAAACACTCAGCAACCCCCTCCTGGACAAGCCCCCCTCCTTAAAAGATAAAACCACCTAACTCTTGATTAAAACTCCTCCTAACTACTAGTTAAAACTCCTAACTACCCTAACCACCTCTTATTAACTTCAATGTTTTTTCCTAACATAAACCTTCAAGATTCTATCAAATTCTCGTAAGTTCTTgagtgattcaagaaactttgacTGTACCAAAGGACTTTCACATCCTTTGTGTGTTGCCTTTTTGAAAAGAGTGATTATTTGCTTCCTCCTTTCATGTTTATATCCAATTTTATCTCTTACCCATAACTTTCATTCTACATGTCCAAATTGAGTGTTTGTTGAGCCTGATTTGAAGTTCGGAAGGTGAATTTTCATGTCGTTTTGGAAACATCCCAATCGAAATTTTGTAGCTCGAGATATTGACGTTCTGAAAGTTTTGATCCCCATTTTTctttactaattttttaaatttccttGAAGGTTCTAACCCTAAAGATCCTCAATCAGTCCCTGTGTAAATGTGATTCACATCATTTGGTATTCAGAGCTTTGATTTAAGGGTTTGAACATCAAATTGGTAATATCCTATcgttctttcctttttctacGAATTCATTAccttattttcatattaattgtGCTTGTGCTGAATCATTGCAGAAGTTAGGCccttgtgaaaaaaaaaattattacagtatttcagaaaaagaaaattattgggTTGAATGATTCATGTTTTTGAGCAATTTGTTATAAGGTAATATATTGGTGTTGTTAAAGGATTCTTGCTATTTCTCCTGTTTACCGATATTCTTTTAGtcctttgttgttgtgttaACCTTGTCTTCTTCTTTGTCGACTTAGCATTATCGTGCACGTATTGGAGGATTGTGCTTTGTTGTGGACATAATCTCTTGAATTTCCTAAGAACCCAAGGAGAATTTGGGTGGTAAAAGGAAAGAGAGTTTCATCATAGTAACAGCCAATCTGTTGAGTGCAAACACTTAAGTGGGtgagaaaattttcaaacaccACATATATATTTTGCTCATTACCTTGATCTGTTTGTTAATCATGACAGCAAGGAATGATATTCAGAAGCAAATTGCTATTTGGAGAGGTTGATGAAGCAACAAGATGAGTTCCATGATAGGTTGGATCAACTAGAGAATAAAACCCACCCCACTAGGAAGAGGAAGGTCAAATAGAAATGAGGGAAGAATGGAAGGAGCAAAATTGAATGTAGCACCTTTCAAGGGTAGGAGTGATCCTGAATCTTACTTGGAGTGGGAGCTCAATATCGAGCatatattttcttgtaataaTTATAGTGGGGAGCAAAAGGTAAGGCTTGCAATGGCTGAATTTTCTGAATATGCTTTAATTTGCTGGAACAAGTTGTAGAAAGAGAGGATTAGAGATGAGGAACCTATGGTGGACACTTGGGCTAAAATGAAAAGGGTCATGAGGAAGCAATATGTACCTTCTAGCCTCCATAAGGACTTAAAATTGAAACTTCAGAGATTATCTCAAGGAAGCAAGGGAGTGGAGGAGTATTATAAGGAGATGGAGATTCTTATCATCCAAGCCAAAATTAAAGAAGATCCTGAGGTAACTATGGCTCATTTCCTTAATGgattaaattatgatattagaGATGTTACTGAGTTGCAGAAGTTTGCAGAGATGGAGGATCTTTTGAATAAGGCCATACAGGTAGaacaacaaattaaacaaaagagTACAGCAAGAAAGAAACTGGAGAGATAGAGTAAAGAAAGATGGTACTGCCTCCTCTAGTAATGCAGCACTATCTAACGAAGGAAAAGCACCTCAAAAGAAACCTGTACATCCACCAAAGAGGACTAGAGAAGTGAAATGTTTTCAATGTTTGGGAATAGGACATTATGCCTATGAGTGTCCTACCATGAAGATCATTCTTCTTAATTGGGAGTACACAAGCCAATCTGATGATAATGGTGGAGAGCAAGAGGATAGTGATGGAGAAGTGAAAGCTAATGAAGGAGAGTTGTACATGATTAGGAGGATGTTGGGAAGTCAAGTTAAGGTTGAGTATGCATCTCAAAGGGAGAACATTTTTCATACAAGATGTTCAGTTAATGGTAATGTATGCTTGGTAATCATTGATGGAGGTAGTTGTAGCAATGTGGCCAGTTCCCTTCTTCCATTGCCATTGCTCTTGCTGCTTTTGAAAAAAGCTCCCACGGCTTCTCTAAACCGAGATTcccaagaaaaaagaaaaccaaacatGTTCTGATGTGGAAGATAAAACAAAGTTGCAACCACAGAACATACTAAGAAATTGACTCCTGATACAAGTTGTTAGGAACAAGACAAtaaaagaggaaagagaaaaataaagaaaacatgaatTTAATGTGGTTCAGCATACAAATGTCTATGTCCATGACTACATTAGgaagtatatttatattttggtgtGTCTCTCAAGCTTTACAGAGAATTGCTTATATAGctaaaaagaaaacatctaGTATTAAGCGATATAGGACTAAATTAAGCTCCGCAATACTAACACAACTAACTTTTCACCTTTTGAGATTGTGTATGGATTTAACCCTTTGACTCCTCTTGATTTGCTGCCTTTGCCTAACATTTCTATGTTTAAGCATAAAGAAGCACAGGCTAAAGTTGAGTATGTGAAGAAGCTGGATGAGCAAGTGAAAGctcaaattgaaaagaaaaataagagctAAGCAAGGCAAGCTAACAAAGGTAGAAGAAAGGTTGTTTTCCAACCTGGGGATTGGTTTAGGTGCACATGAGAAAGGAACAGTTTCCAGAACAAAGGAAATCAAAGCTTCAACAAAGGGAGAATGGTCCATTTCAAGTGCAGAAAAGAATCAATGACAATGTCTACGAAATTGATCTACCAGTGAGTATAATGTTAGTTCTACCTTCAATGTGTCTGACTTATCTCTTTTTGAAGTAGATGGAGAATCGGATTTGATgacaaatccttttcaagagaGAGAATGATAGGGACGTGACCATGAGCAAGGAAAAGGATCCACTTGAAATACTTGGAGGACCTATGACAAGGGCCAGAGCAAGAAAAacaaaggaagctcttcaacaAGTATTGTCCATATTAATAGAATACAAGCCCAAGGTTCAAGGAAAAAAGACCAAGGTGGTTAATTGTATCATGGCCCAACTAAGGAAGACTGAAAACCACTTGGCtgtagtttttttcttttaagttattagtttgtttaaataatgGCCCAATCCTTTGTAAAGTTGGCTGACCAAATTATGTTTTGGGTTAATCAATTAATGGGCGTTAGTAtggttttattttcaaattgtaaTAAGAGTCCAATTGGGAATTTTAGTTATTAGCCCTTATAAACTTAACCATTTTCATCAAAGATACAAGTGAAGTTTGTGCAGAAAAACTAGGGTTTTATCTCTTCTATCTTAGTGAGAGTGGTTCTCTTAAATTCTTGAGTGATTCAAGAATCTTTGGCTATATCAAAGGACTTTCACATCCTTTGTGTGTTGCTTTTTTGGAAAGAGTGATTCTTTCCTTCCTCCTTTCATGTTTCTGTCTAGTTTTATTTCTTATCCATAACTTCAGCTCTACGTGTCCAAATTGAGTGTTTCTTGAATCTAATTTGAAGTTCAGAACGTGAACTTTCACGCAGTTTTGGAAACCCGCAATTAAAGTTTTGTATCTTGAGATATtgacattttgaaaattttgatccccattttttttactaattttcaaaatttccttCAAAGTTCTAACTCTAAAGATCCTCAATTAATTCTTGTGTAAATGTGGTTCACAAGTTGGGTAGTAAGTATGAATATAGGATGATGTTACCTGTTTAAGAATTGGAGTTGCACATTTTTCCTGCAAGCTTTGAGCATCTGAATATGTGATGCATGGGACTGGCTTGAGTTCTGCATACTGCAAAGGGGAGATGGCTAGTGATAAAGTATGAATAATATGAAGAGTATGCAAATCACAGGAGCATCCACTAACATAAATATGCAAATAGAACTATGAAGTAATGACAAGAAAGTTAGGAAAGGGAATTCCTAACATGACTCTTTTTGCACAACTTTATTACGGTGAACATTCATCTTCTAAATTTATTCACATTGGTAAAACTTTCTTCACCTTCAGCGCCATTCCAATAATTGCAAGAGGAAAGCCATATGTTAACATTAAAGCTGACCATTCAGATCCAgggaaaagattaaaatatgcCCCAAAACCATAGCTGCGTGTAACAAAAAGGCCAGCACAATAAACAAAAACACTTAATGtgttgtataaaataaatgaagaagttgaaaaaagaaaataatactcaCGACAGGAGTGAGAGTCCAACACCTAGACCAACCACACCAAAAGAAACCTGCAACAATTAAACAGTATCCTTAGAATAAATAACCCTACCCAAgtagttataaaattttatgctGCTggtaataataatcatatataccAGTGAATGAGAAACCTGAGGTGAGTGAAATGAACCAAAACAAGCAACAGTAAACAAGAGTTCCCTAAAAGAGTAAGAAAATATTACAGACAAACCACCAATTCACTGCCATATATAATTTGTCATTAGACATATAGGAGGAGATCACACTTGGAATTCGTGTAAATCCATTGAATTCACACAATAGTATACATCACCAATAACTCAATACTTCTTTTTCTGATTCTCTAACCAAACGCTACTGTTAATGCTTCAAAAAATACTCGTATGTATAAAGTAAAGCACAGAATACCGAGATCTGAACTTCTGTCGTGAACTATGTACTACTAATTGTATTTTTTCCCACTCAAGATGAAGTATAGTTCATTTATTATGCATCTGGTATAGTTAAACTGACAAAAAGAGAAGATTGCTGGATAAAGCAAATAGCAACTTATAGAGTAACAAGAGGACCCCATAACCCTTATCCATAATGGGAGAAAAATCTTTATGTTAATCGGCTTGATTAAATCCctttttgttgttctttcttgtttttaacaAATACTTACAACTATGGCACATTATTTATACTTTGTTCATTACTTTCCCATACATCTTTCCTAATTCATATAAATCGTTGAAAATAGGAAAGGaagtaaaaataacaaaacacgtttgtaattactttttgtcacaagataaaaaatcttaaatttggCATTTTTTGGGTGTATTTGATTAGACAACTTAATCAAGTGCTTATTAAATAAGTACTTATCATTGAAGTAAGCACTTACGCAGAAGTATTTCTAGTGAAGAGGAAATAAGGttaaattgttttgttataAGTTTAAGTTATTTTGTCAATTTGTCCTGAAGAGGAATAAATAGTCTATGAACATGTCATTACCTCTATATATAAGTTCTTTTAAACATCTACAGAATTGaataagttatttatataatgaacaataaataaacaagatCTAGTggcttaaatattttaattatgaataagttattttttcacaaaaagaaaatttgaaattagtcTATCCGTCAATTTATAACTCAACAAGGAAAAAATATCTTaagtaaaacttttaaaaatgtaactTGAATAATTAGGCTTATAAAAAGAgtcactttttatttatttacacgTAGAACAAACTCGTCCAATTTGCCGGGCATAGGCTTGTATCACAAAATTAGCGGAGATAAACAGTAAATAGACAAGCTGTTCCAAACTCATCATAAACCTAGACCGGTCTACTTCGGTTCAGTTCACTGATTaagataagagaaagaaaacggGGTTCGAGTGAGGAACGAAAAGACCAACCTTAGAAACGGAGAAGCCATCGTCCGAAACAACGGAAGGTTGTGCCGTAGAAGAATCAACAGCTCTGGGAATGAGACTCAGTTTGGAACCGAATAGCTTGGTATCGGCATTCGACACAAATATGGATCGGAGCTGAACCGAAACCGGCCGTAAGCGAGTCGGGTTGCTCAGTCGTGGACGACTCGAATGCGGAACAACAAGGCAGAGAAAACGGTGACCAGAGCAGACGGCGGCTCCACCTGGCATCGCAAACACACAACGCACTCTTGCTTGCTTAAGTGTTTCGCTCTTTCTTCGTTTCGCAGCAGCACAAACAGAAGAAAgtaagaaatgaaagaaaagcttCTCAACCGCCAAAATTCGATGTACGTGTCCTCGTTATCTttcagattatatatatatatatatatatatatatatatatatatatatatatatatatatatatatatatatatatatatatggtaagCTAAAACCttatggtgattttttttttctttacaataagtaaataaatataattttaggatTTTCGCTTATGCGGGATATgttctaaaataaaagtattctGAACCGCGCAAAaatagagatattttttaaagactGGTTTTTTAATCTGgatagaataatatataaacaaatttatattattaaattaaactatagtTAATATGAGAatcaaattttagaatttttattttttcaaactaataataaatagttaagttattaatttaattcctattaatttaaaaaagttatgtataacagtttttaaatgataaaaaaaaggtagtAAAGCTCAATTTAATTAGGTAATAACCCCAACTATTATTAgtttgaaaaatgaatttgtattattttgtaatattttaagaatgaatttataatattttttaaataactaatcTACAATTTTAAAGCacgaatataataaaaaagacatttataaatagttttaaaatatttctaacatttttaaatatttagtttttaataattataataaatgaaatttacttATTCAACTCTTACCTTGTtggttttaaaaaacatttttgacttttttaaaatttaaaatgtgaagaaaaatatttataataattttaagccATCAAACTTagtaaacttaaatttaattattcaatcTAGATTTTCAAAATCTAGAAAGGCTTACAACGTCCtctaaaatgtttaaaataatttcttttatataaaaggaagaatAGTTTCACGAAAAATAGTTATATGATCTTCTTTCAAGAAttccaaaaaataatatcatcttaTTTAACtgactattattaaaaaaaatttaaactcttTGGTTATCACTTTTGTATAGTAATCTTAGTTGGGTTTCATATTTGCaattgtctcaattggatcatatttttttataaaattgagcaATTTCACCTTAAATCGATAACTTGTCCCAGACGGCCTTAAATTTTGATGACGTGTTTATGTTGATGTGCATTGTTTGATCatgtgtaatttttatttaaattaaagaattataacatggcaaattagggtttttcaTTCTATAGGAGACGAAAAGGTTGTGCCGTCACACGTGGGGAGGCGTGAAGGAGATTGATTTCATGGCGGAAGGGTTCCCCTACTTGTTATTGCCATGGAGGAGGCTCGTAGAGATTTACGAATCGTAGCGACCATGGAGGCATTGCACGAAGAAGACGAACTGATTAAATTGATTTGGGATTCTTGCTATTTCTAGTTTTTTTGTACTACCCACACCGTCCCGAATTCTCTGTCACCAACCTCCGCATTGTCAAGATGAACCTCACTTCTTCGCCCGACTCTCCCTCACACCTTGTCACTCTCTTCAACCTCACTGTTATCGCCAAAAACCCCAACAACCACCTTATTTTCTTCTACGACCCCTTCACTGTTATGGTCTTCTCTAACTCTGTCCCCATCGGGAACGGCTCCGCTACGACCTTTACCTCCGACGAAAACAACTAGACGAGCATTCGCACGATGTTGTTTGGTTCACAAGATCTGGACATTGATTTGTTGACTAACCCGAGATCGGGTCTAAAGATGAAGAAGGGTTTCCCCATTGAGATACAAATGGATACGAAGGTGAAGATGGATTGGCTCAAGAGCAAGAAGGTGGGAATTCGAGTAATGTGCGACAGAATCAGAGGAACAATTCTTGCCAACACGTCTCCGACAATGGCTTTTGTGGTGGACTTCGAGTGTAAGATGGATCTTCGAATCAAGATCTAGAAGCTTCCGTGGTGGACTCCGCCTTCCGCCGCCGCACATTATGCTCCCCATATTGTACCCCAAAACATCGCTTCTACTACTCCGATTCACCACCATCCCTATCTCATTTTCAAGATCTTCCCGAAGGGACAGATGTTCCCAGCAGGGAGAACATTCATCGTCGAAGTAGAAACttgatttaaatttcttttggcAAAGTTATCTGATCCTTTTCAGTGTTGATGCTTGATTTTATTGAAGCAtggttcttttttattcttttgcccTTTCGTTTCTGGTGATCTGTTTTGCAtctttgtttgtgatttttggttcaattgatttataaatttaatttataagagtAAAATCGCTACTACAGATGCGGGTTCAGATACAAATTTCGGCCAGTGGCGGAATTCGACGGAGCCACCACCCTAGGTTGGAATCCAAATTCGGAATTGACGATGAAgggtgatgaagatgatggagGGTGATGAAGACGATGGAGGAATCTCAATCCCTTAACATTTCCAATTAAATTTTGTGCCATGTCATAAACTGTTCACCTAAAAAAAATTCCACGTAATATAATATTGCCACGTCAACATTTTAAGTCTGCACCACGTCATCAAAGTTTAACACCGTCTGTGACAACTTAACGGATAGGGCAAAATAGGCTCGATTCTACAAATGTTATGACCTAAATGAGATTGTTGCAAAAATGATGACCCACTTGAGATTactatataaaatgtttaaaataatttcttttatagaaaaggaagaatagtttcataaaaatagttatcagattttcttccatgtttagaattccaaaaaataatattatcttatttaactaaatattattaa
Coding sequences:
- the LOC106758146 gene encoding uncharacterized protein LOC106758146 translates to RGHVHRILAVEKLFFHFLLSSVCAAAKRRKSETLKQARVRCVFAMPGGAAVCSGHRFLCLVVPHSSRPRLSNPTRLRPVSVQLRSIFVSNADTKLFGSKLSLIPRAVDSSTAQPSVVSDDGFSVSKVSFGVVGLGVGLSLLSYGFGAYFNLFPGSEWSALMLTYGFPLAIIGMALKYAELKPVPCITYSDAQSLQEKCATPILKQVKSDVTRYRYGDEQHLDEALKRIFQYGQGGGIPRRSAPVLQLIREEVTQDGKYCLVLAFEAKTLQLSDFEQRQAKFTSFFGPGVTAEIGKGEKDLYEVRLISNTDPNALPS